Genomic segment of Candidatus Eisenbacteria bacterium:
GAGGATGCGCTTACCGTCCGCGATCAACATCGATCGATTCCAGGGTCGGTTGTATGCCTCGAGGAGCTTCGGCGGATCACAGAGGACTTCGAGGAGCGATTCCTTTCCCCCGGCACGCTCGACGGCCACCGCCATGGTGTACCCGACCGTGTACCAGGGTCCCTGCTGGCCGAAGAACTCCATGGCGCGAGAGCGTACGGAATCGGGGTCGGTGATGCGACGCTCGAGAACGTCCAAGAAGAAACGCTCGAGTTCGCGAAGATCCTCCGGGAAACGGTTCCTGGACCTGGCCCACTGCCCGCGTTCCACGGAGTCGCTGACCGCATGGGGATGGACGTCGGGTCCTCCCGCCGCGGCGAGCATGGCGAGGCCTTCGCCGAACGCGCCCATCCACATCCGCGCCGTCCTCACCTCCGGCGCGAGCGTCGTGTCCTCCGACGCTGTGCACGCGCCCGCGTAGCCGATGTGGTGGAGCTCGTGGGCGACCGTGTTCTCGAATTTCGCGGCGGACACCTTCGGGTCGACGTAGAGAAAGATCGCGGGATCCGTCTTCGTCTCGAAGACGAAGCTGTTCGTCCAGGGCTTGATCGTCAGATACACCCGCGCGCGGATCACGACGCCGGCCGGCAGATACGCGAGAGCCCGGCGTCCGGCAGACGCGAGGTCCGCCTGCTTCCACGCGGTGACGGTCCGGCGAAGGGCTTCGGTCCGTGCGCGCGTGGAGTCGGCGTGAAGAAACGCCGCGAAGGTCGAGTCCGAGAACCGCCGCCCCATGGACTCCTCGCGCTTCCGGAGCCTGCGGTATCCTTCGCTCTCCCTCAGTCGGCGCCAGTCCTCGTCGCGAACGGCGCGTCCCGCGCGGATTCGGTCCAGGATCGCGAGCGCGGCGTCGGCCTCGTCCGTCACGATCGTGATGTCCGGGTTCCGGGCCGGAGTGCCGGCCGCGGGCGCGCCTTCCGCCGGGAAGGTGAATGCCGGCTGGAGCAGGAGCAGGAGCGCCGCGAGGGCGAGGGAGAGAAGGAGCATCGCAGCTCGC
This window contains:
- a CDS encoding DUF5700 domain-containing putative Zn-dependent protease, translating into MRAAMLLLSLALAALLLLLQPAFTFPAEGAPAAGTPARNPDITIVTDEADAALAILDRIRAGRAVRDEDWRRLRESEGYRRLRKREESMGRRFSDSTFAAFLHADSTRARTEALRRTVTAWKQADLASAGRRALAYLPAGVVIRARVYLTIKPWTNSFVFETKTDPAIFLYVDPKVSAAKFENTVAHELHHIGYAGACTASEDTTLAPEVRTARMWMGAFGEGLAMLAAAGGPDVHPHAVSDSVERGQWARSRNRFPEDLRELERFFLDVLERRITDPDSVRSRAMEFFGQQGPWYTVGYTMAVAVERAGGKESLLEVLCDPPKLLEAYNRPWNRSMLIADGKRIL